In Rhodoferax sediminis, the sequence CGCACCTAATCCCAAGGAGACATCGAATGAATTTCACGAAGCACCTGCTGGCCGCCGCGATGGTGGCTGGCATGATGACGGCGACCCAGGCGGCAGAGCCCCTGAAGATTGGCATGATCCTGCCCATGTCGGGACCCTTCGCCGACTACGGCAAGCAGATCGAGCACGGCGCCAAGCTGTACCTGCAGGAACACAACAACCAGTTGAGCGGTCGGCCCGTCGAGATCGTGCTCAAGAACGACGACCCTGGCACCTCGGGCGAGATCGACAAGCGCCTGGCACAAGACCTGGTGATCCGCGACAAGGTCGATATCCTGGCCGGCTTTGCGCTGACCCCGTCGGGGCTGGCCGTCGCACCGATCGCGACCGAGGCGAAGAAGCCGATGGTCATCATGAATGCCGCCACCTCGATCATCACGACCAAGTCCGACAACATCGTGCGCGTTTCGATGACGCTGCCGCAGACCACGGCGCCGATTGCGACCTGGGCCGCGAAGAACGGCATCAAGAAGGTCTACGTGCTGGTGGCCGACTACGGCCCCGGCTACGACGCCGAGGCGCAGTTCAGGAAGACCTTCACGGCCGCGGGGGGCGAGATCATCGGCGATGTGCGTACCCCGGTGAAGAGTCCGGACCTGGCCCCGTACCTGCAAAAAATCAAGGACGCCAAGCCGGATGCCGTGTTCCTGTTCCTGCCGCCCGGGGCGCAGACCATTGCCTTCATGAAGGGCTTCTACGAGCGCGGCCTGGACAAGGCCGGCATCAAGATCATTGCGACCGGTGATCTGACCGACGAGGACCTGCTCAATGCCATGGGCGACAACGCGCTGGGCATCATTACCTCCTTCCATTACTCGGAAGATCACAAGTCGCCCGAAAACAAGGCCTATGTGTCGGCCTACTACAAGGCCTACCCGAAGGACCGGCCCAACTTCATGTCGGTGGGCGGCTATGACGGCATGCACCTGATCGACCTGGCCCTGAAGAAAACCGGCGGTAATGCCGATGTGACCAAGTTCATCGACGCCGCCAAGGGTCTGAAGTGGGTCAGCCCGCGCGGCCCGGTCATGATCGACCCCGCCACGCGCGACATCGTGCAGACCCTGTACATCCGAAAGGTCGAAAAGGTGGACGGCAAGCTGCAGAACGTGGAGTTTGACCAGATCCCCGACTTCAAGGATCCGGGCAAGCCGTAACGGCGGCTACTAGCGGGTTATTGCCAGCCCGCCTGCTTGCGCAGGATGAAGTCATGCTCGGTGGGGTCGGATATGTTCTTCCACACCCCGCGAATTTCCCGGCCGCACGAGCCTTCCACGATCTGGCCGGTCCAGGTGGCCGTGATGGTTTTACCGTCGCTCGATTCCTCCAGGGTGAAGACCCCGTTGTCCACGTCGCCGGCCACCTGGCCCGTGCCGGTGTCGCGCGTGATCGTGCCGCTCAGGCTCTCGCTGAACTCGGGGTTGCGCTGCAGATTCAGGGTGGCCTGCCGGGGCGGGATGTCAGGGCCTGCATCCACTTGCGCCTGCCACGGGCCGAACAGGCGTGCGTTGCTCACGTCGGCCGCTGCGGGGCAGGTGGCGGCCCCCTGCAAATTTGTATTGTTTTGGGCTGTAGCCCCCGTCGCTATTGCGCAAGACGCTATAAAAAGCAGAGTAACCCGGGCGTGCATCATGATCCGGCCTGCGCGGCGGCAGCGGCCGAATCCAGCGCTTTTTTCGCGAACTCGGCGCGCAGCGCCTTGAGCTTTTCGCGCGGGTCTTCGCGCGTGGTGGTTTTATCGAGCGCCATCTCGGCGATGAAGCGGCTGGGCTGCGCGGCGATCATTTCGCGGCCCTTCTTGCGGCGCCGGGTCCAGCTCACCGCCAGGCTGCGCTGCGCGCGCGTGATGCCCACGTACATCAGGCGCCGCTCTTCCTGCAGGCGCTCGAGCAGGCCTTCCGACATGGGACCGTCGGCGCGGCCGGTCGGGTTCGCGTCGTCGCCGAGCTTGAACGGCAGCAGGCCCTCGGTCACGCCGACCAGCATCACATGCGGCCACTCCAGGCCCTTGGCCGCGTGCAGGGTGGAGAGCGTCACGACGTTCTGGTCGGTCTCGCGCTCTTGAATAGTCGACAGCAGCGAGATGGTCTGCGCCACCTCGAGCAGGTTCTTGATTTCGCTCGATGTACCGGCGCCGCTCGCATCGTCGATCTGGCCACCGCAGCGCGCGGCCATCCAGTCGCAGAACTCCTGCACATTGGTCCAGCGCGTGGCCGCGAGTTTTTCGCTCTCTTCACCGTCGTACAGGTGCTTCTCGTAATCGATGACTTTGAGCCATTCCGCCAGAAAGGCGCGCGCGTCTTCAAAGCCGTTGGTGTGGCGCGCGCGGAACTCAAGATCGTTCACGTAGCGACCGAATTCATGCAGGCTGCCCACCGCGCGGGTGGAGAGCGCGCTGCCCAGACTGTTGGAAAACAGCGCCTCGAACAGGCTCAGCTTGTACTGGCCGGCGAAGGTGCCCAGGCTCGCCAGCGTGGTGTGGCCGATGCCGCGCTTGGGGCTGGTCACGGCGCGCAAAAACGCCGGGTCGTCGTCGTTGTTGACCCACAGGCGGAACCAGGCGCACAGGTCCTTGATTTCGGCGCGGTCGAAAAAGCTCTGCCCGCCCGATACCTTGTACGGGATCTGCGCGCGGCGCAGCGCCTGCTCGAACACCCGGGCCTGGTGGTTCGCGCGGTACAGCACGGCGAAGTCGCGCAGCTCCGGCATGTGCGCCGATGGACTGGAGAGGTCACCTCCGGTGCCCGCGCGCAGGCTCTGGATGCGCGCCACCGCGCGCTCGGCCTCGTGCGCCTCGTTGTCGGCATCCACCACGCGCACCGGCTCGCCTTCGCCCAGGTCGCTCCACAGGTTTTTCGGGAACAGCTTGGGATTCGGCCCGATCACGTTGTTGGCCGCGCGCAGGATGGCGCCGGTCGAGCGGTAGTTTTGCTCGAGCTTGATGACCTTGAGCGTGGGGAAGTCGAGCGGGAGCTTTTTCAGGTTGTCCAGCGTTGCGCCGCGCCAGCCGTAGATGCTCTGGTCGTCGTCGCCGACGGCGGTGAAGCGGCCCCGGCCGCCCACCAGGTATTTGAGCACTTCATACTGCGTGGCGTTCGTGTCCTGGTACTCGTCCACCAGCACATGGCCCAGCAGCCCTTGCCACTTGGCCCTTACCTGCTCATGATTTTGGAGCAGCTTGAGCGGCAGGCCGATCAGGTCGTCGAAGTCCACGCTCTGGTAGGCGACCAGGCGCTCCTCGTAGCGCGCCATGATGCGGGCCGTGATGCGTTCGTTGTCATCTTTGGCCTGCGCCTCGGCCTGCGCCGCGTTCAGCCCCATGTTCTTCCACAGGCTGATGGTCCACTGCCACTGGCGCGCCGTGGCGGCATCGGTGCTGCCGCCGCAGTCCTTCAGGATGCTGGTCACGTCGTCGCCGTCGAGGATGCTGAACTGCGGTTTCAAGCCCAGCGCCGCGCCGTCCTGGCGCAGCATGCGCACGCCCAAGGCGTGGAAAGTGCAGACCAGCACCTCCTTCGCGGCCCGGCCGATCAGCCCCTTCACACGCTCGCGCATCTCGGTCGCGGCCTTGTTGGTGAAGGTGATGGCGGCAATGCGCTTGGGCTCGAGTCCGGCCTGGATCAGGCGGCCGATCTTGTGCGTGATCACGCGTGTCTTGCCCGAACCCGCGCCGGCCAGCACCAGGCAGGGGCCGTGCAGGTAGTTGACGGCTTCTTGCTGGGCCAGGTTCAGGCCGGTGGACGGGGAGGCGGACATGCGGGGAGACTTCGGGGCGGTGCGCAGGGAGAGCGGTCAATGATAACGGCGGGGTCGGCGCGGCTCGCCGCTTCGGATGTGCTAGGGCCGACTGCGCGGACAATACGCCCGTGCTTGACATCCTGCTGGTCACATTCCCGTTTTTCGCGCTGGTGCTGGCCGGCTACATCGCCGCGCGCCGGCGCATGCTGCCGCTCGACGCCATTCCCGGGCTCAACAGCTTCGTGCTGTATTTCGCACTGCCCTGCCTGCTGTACCGCTTCGGCTCGACCACGCCGCTGGCGCAACTGCTCGACGCCAGCCTGTTCCTCTCCTACCTGCTGTGCGCCTTCATCATGGTCGGCTTCGTCGTGGCTGCCAGCATGAACCGGCGCATCGGCTGGAACGATGCGGCCTTCGGCGCGCTGGTGGCGGCGTTTCCCAACACCGGCTTCATGGGCGTGCCGCTGCTGGTGGCGCTGCTCGGGGCCGCCGCGGCCGGCCCCGTCATCGTGACGCTGGTGGTGGACCTGGTGATCACCTCGTCGCTGTGCATCGCCCTGTCGCGGCTCGACGGGGCCGATCAGCATGGCTTTGGCAAGGCCGCGCGGCACGCGTTGCTGGGCATGCTGGTCAATCCCATGCCCTGGGCCATCCTGCTCGGGGCGCTGGCCTCGGCCGTCCACAT encodes:
- a CDS encoding ABC transporter substrate-binding protein, producing the protein MNFTKHLLAAAMVAGMMTATQAAEPLKIGMILPMSGPFADYGKQIEHGAKLYLQEHNNQLSGRPVEIVLKNDDPGTSGEIDKRLAQDLVIRDKVDILAGFALTPSGLAVAPIATEAKKPMVIMNAATSIITTKSDNIVRVSMTLPQTTAPIATWAAKNGIKKVYVLVADYGPGYDAEAQFRKTFTAAGGEIIGDVRTPVKSPDLAPYLQKIKDAKPDAVFLFLPPGAQTIAFMKGFYERGLDKAGIKIIATGDLTDEDLLNAMGDNALGIITSFHYSEDHKSPENKAYVSAYYKAYPKDRPNFMSVGGYDGMHLIDLALKKTGGNADVTKFIDAAKGLKWVSPRGPVMIDPATRDIVQTLYIRKVEKVDGKLQNVEFDQIPDFKDPGKP
- a CDS encoding ATP-dependent helicase encodes the protein MSASPSTGLNLAQQEAVNYLHGPCLVLAGAGSGKTRVITHKIGRLIQAGLEPKRIAAITFTNKAATEMRERVKGLIGRAAKEVLVCTFHALGVRMLRQDGAALGLKPQFSILDGDDVTSILKDCGGSTDAATARQWQWTISLWKNMGLNAAQAEAQAKDDNERITARIMARYEERLVAYQSVDFDDLIGLPLKLLQNHEQVRAKWQGLLGHVLVDEYQDTNATQYEVLKYLVGGRGRFTAVGDDDQSIYGWRGATLDNLKKLPLDFPTLKVIKLEQNYRSTGAILRAANNVIGPNPKLFPKNLWSDLGEGEPVRVVDADNEAHEAERAVARIQSLRAGTGGDLSSPSAHMPELRDFAVLYRANHQARVFEQALRRAQIPYKVSGGQSFFDRAEIKDLCAWFRLWVNNDDDPAFLRAVTSPKRGIGHTTLASLGTFAGQYKLSLFEALFSNSLGSALSTRAVGSLHEFGRYVNDLEFRARHTNGFEDARAFLAEWLKVIDYEKHLYDGEESEKLAATRWTNVQEFCDWMAARCGGQIDDASGAGTSSEIKNLLEVAQTISLLSTIQERETDQNVVTLSTLHAAKGLEWPHVMLVGVTEGLLPFKLGDDANPTGRADGPMSEGLLERLQEERRLMYVGITRAQRSLAVSWTRRRKKGREMIAAQPSRFIAEMALDKTTTREDPREKLKALRAEFAKKALDSAAAAAQAGS
- a CDS encoding AEC family transporter translates to MLDILLVTFPFFALVLAGYIAARRRMLPLDAIPGLNSFVLYFALPCLLYRFGSTTPLAQLLDASLFLSYLLCAFIMVGFVVAASMNRRIGWNDAAFGALVAAFPNTGFMGVPLLVALLGAAAAGPVIVTLVVDLVITSSLCIALSRLDGADQHGFGKAARHALLGMLVNPMPWAILLGALASAVHMVLPKPVMQTIGLLADAASPVALFTIGAVLARSQMLAAAHGHAPIPLRDYVPVAVAKLVVHPLLVLLVGAAAIALGAPLAPFALKVMVLVAALPSASNVAMLAERFGADNGRIARIILASTVAAFFTFSGAVALLH